In Osmerus mordax isolate fOsmMor3 chromosome 23, fOsmMor3.pri, whole genome shotgun sequence, one DNA window encodes the following:
- the LOC136967999 gene encoding mucin-19-like, which translates to TASPSETTASLTETTASPGDTTASPAETTASPGDTTASPAETTASPGDTTASPAETTASPGDTTASPGDTTASPAETTTSPGDTTASPAETTVSPAETTASPLDTTASPAETTASPGDTTASPAETTASPGDTTASPAETTVSPAETTASPGDTTASPAETTVSPAETTASPGDTTASPGDTTASPAETTVSPAETTASPGDTTASPAETTASPGDTTASPAETTASPGYTTASPGDTTASPAETTASPGDTTASPAETTASPGDTTASPAETTVSPAETTASPGDTTASPGDTTASPAETTASPGDTTASPAETTVSPAETTASPGDTTASPGDTTASPAETTVSPAETTASPLDTTASPAETTVSPAETTASPGDTTASPAETTASPGDTTASPAETTASPGYTTSSPGDTTASPAETTASPGDTTASPAETTASPGDTTASPAETTVSPAETTASPGDTTASPAETTASPGDTTASPAETTASPGDTTASPAETTASPGDTTASPAETTVSPAETTASPLDTTASPAETTVSPAETTASPGDTTASPGDTTASPAETTVLPAETTASPGDTTASPAETTASPGDTTASPAETTASPGDTTASPAETTVSPAETTASPGDTTASPAETTASPGDTTASPAETTASPGDTTASPAETTASPGDTTASPAETTVSPAETTASPLDTTASPAETTVSPAETTASPGDTTASPGDTTASPAETTVLPAETTASPGDTTASPAETTASPGDTTVSPAETTASPLDTTASPAETTVSPAETTVSPAETTASPLDTTASPAETTASPGDTTASPAETTASPGDTTASPAETTVSPAETTASPLDTTASPAETTVSPAETTVSPAETTASPLDTTASPAETTASPGDTTASPAETTVSPAETTASPGDTTASPGDTTASPAETTVLPAETTASPGDTTASPAETTASPAETTASPGDTTASPAETTVSPAETTASPLDTTASPAETTVSPAETTASPGDTTASPGDTTASPAETTVLPAETTASPGDTTASPAETTASPGDTTASPAETTVSPAETTASPLDTTASPAETTVSPAETTVSPAETTASPLDTTASPAETTASPLDTTASPAETTASPGYTTASPGETSPNVGTPPSTVGPTPTTTNPPVHCFNGGTPKPDGQSCFCTEQFKGTTCRELQDSYTPDTIDRSAVVTMEVKETFIEEYNNKESPEYITFVKNFTTDMNTYYVMKKIQNFKEVVVTNVSPASAGLRRAVRQEKLRGETGDKFAFSNKEITDIFSARKKTKGVTVVHSVVLKINNSAGSDTMFNTIFKEVQTAVEDIKSCSAATLGCPEFQVTSTQPPVKEDLDPTAVCRNSVGPELAKYYSPVNIDGKLECVNRCIPGHPEPFTCQHDGTCAVSADEGPQCYCLHTGSTWYMGANCNHPINKIGFYVGMSVTGLVLVVLVGVLTAYLLLTKQRQRRNKDSKQKIVNQWLEDDFEWSSPNRTAANQGMVNPVYPAGGFNRPGSAPPPSYTSHPVHYPDSSRYLQTTYEQQSPSYHLPQLALHDFSSNQQIHINRPRIRTSSDM; encoded by the exons ACAGCCTCTCCTAGTGAAACCACAGCCTCTCTTActgaaactacagcctctcctggagacactacagcctctcctgctgaaactacagcctctcctggagacactacagcctctcctgctgaaactacagcctctcctggagatactacagcctctcctgctgaaactacagcctctcctggagacactacagcctctcctggagacactacagcctctcctgctgaaactacaacctctcctggagacactacagcctctcctgcagaAACCACAGTCTcacctgctgaaactacagcctctcctctagacactacagcctctcctgctgaaactacagcctctcctggagacactacagcctcgcctgctgaaactacagcctctcctggagatactacagcctctcctgctgaaactacagtctcacctgctgaaactacagcctctcctggagacactacagcctctcctgctgaaactacagtctcacctgctgaaactacagcctctcctggagacactacagcctctcctggagacactacagcctctcctgctgaaactacagtctcgcctgctgaaactacagcctctcctggagacactacagcctctcctgctgaaactacagcctctcctggagacactacagcctctcctgctgaaactacagcctctcctggctacactacagcctctcctggagacactacagcctctcctgctgaaactacagcctctcctggagacactacagcctctcctgctgaaactacagcctctcctggagatactacagcctctcctgctgaaactacagtctcacctgctgaaactacagcctctcctggagacactacagcctctcctggagacactacagcctctcctgctgaaactacagcctctcctggagatactacagcctctcctgctgaaactacagtctcacctgctgaaactacagcctctcctggagacactacagcctctcctggagatactacagcctctcctgcagaAACCACAGTCTcacctgctgaaactacagcctctcctctagacactacagcctctcctgctgaaactacagtctcacctgctgaaactacagcctctcctggagacactacagcctctcctgctgaaactacagcctctcctggagacactacagcctctcctgctgaaactacagcctctcctggctACACTACatcctctcctggagacactacagcctctcctgctgaaactacagcctctcctggagacactacagcctctcctgctgaaactacagcctctcctggagatactacagcctctcctgctgaaactacagtctcacctgctgaaactacagcctctcctggagacactacagcctctcctgctgaaactacagcctctcctggagacactacagcctctcctgctgaaactacagcctctcctggagacactacagcctctcctgctgaaactacagcctctcctggagacactacagcctctcctgcagaAACCACAGTCTcacctgctgaaactacagcctctcctctagacactacagcctctcctgctgaaactacagtctcacctgctgaaactacagcctctcctggagacactacagcctctcctggagacactacagcctctcctgctgaaactacagtcttgcctgctgaaactacagcctctcctggagacactacagcctctcctgctgaaactacagcctctcctggagacactacagcctctcctgcagaaactacagcctctcctggagatactacagcctctcctgctgaaactacagtctcacctgctgaaactacagcctctcctggagacactacagcctctcctgctgaaactacagcctctcctggagacactacagcctctcctgctgaaactacagcctctcctggagacactacagcctctcctgctgaaactacagcctctcctggagacactacagcctctcctgcagaAACCACAGTCTcacctgctgaaactacagcctctcctctagacactacagcctctcctgctgaaactacagtctcacctgctgaaactacagcctctcctggagacactacagcctctcctggagacactacagcctctcctgctgaaactacagtcttgcctgctgaaactacagcctctcctggagacactacagcctctcctgctgaaactacagcctctcctggagacaccacagtctcacctgctgaaactacagcctctcctctagacactacagcctctcctgctgaaactacagtctcacctgctgaaactacagtctcgcctgctgaaactacagcctctcctctagacactacagcctctcctgctgaaactacagcctctcctggagacactacagcctctcctgctgaaactacagcctctcctggagacactacagcctctcctgcagaAACCACAGTCTcacctgctgaaactacagcctctcctctagacactacagcctctcctgctgaaactacagtctcacctgctgaaactacagtctcgcctgctgaaactacagcctctcctctagacactacagcctctcctgctgaaactacagcctctcctggagacactacagcctctcctgcagaAACCACAGTCTcacctgctgaaactacagcctctcctggagacactacagcctctcctggagacactacagcctctcctgctgaaactacagtcttgcctgctgaaactacagcctctcctggagacactacagcctctcctgctgaaactacagcctctcctgctgaaactacagcctctcctggagacactacagcctctcctgcagaAACCACAGTCTcacctgctgaaactacagcctctcctctagacactacagcctctcctgctgaaactacagtctcacctgctgaaactacagcctctcctggagacactacagcctctcctggagacactacagcctctcctgctgaaactacagtcttgcctgctgaaactacagcctctcctggagacactacagcctctcctgctgaaactacagcctctcctggagacactacagcctctcctgcagaAACCACAGTCTcacctgctgaaactacagcctctcctctagacactacagcctctcctgctgaaactacagtctcacctgctgaaactacagtctcgcctgctgaaactacagcctctcctctagacactacagcctcgcctgctgaaactacagcctctcctctagacactacagcctctcctgctgaaactacagcctctcctggctacactacagcctctcctggagaaACCAGTCCTAATGTGGGGACGCCTCCAAGCACTGTGGGACCCaccccaacaacaacaaaccctCCTGTACACTGTTTCAATGGAGGAACTCCAAAACCAGATGGACAAAGTTGCTTCTGCACTGAACAGTTCAAAGGCACGACATGTAGAGAGCTCCAAGACTCCTATACACCAG ATACAATTGACAGGTCAGCTGTAGTCACAATGGAAGTGAAGGAGACTTTCATAGAAGAGTACAATAATAAGGAATCTCCtgaatacattacatttgtTAAAAATTTCACTACAGAT ATGAATACTTATTACGTAATGAAAAAAATCCAAAACTTCAAAGAAGTAGTCGTCACTAACGTGAG CCCGGCATCAGCAGGACTGCGGAGAGCTGTGAGACAGGAGAAACTacggggagagacgggggacaAATTTGCTTTCTCCAAC AAGGAGATAACGGACATCTTCAGTGcgagaaagaaaacaaaagg GGTCACTGTCGTGCACAGTGTGGTTTTGAAGATCAACAACAGCGCAGGGTCGGACACGATGTTCAACACTATTTTTAAAGAAGTTCAGACAGCAGTAGAAGACATCAAAAGCTGCTCTGCAGCCACACTAG GTTGTCCAGAGTTCCAGGTGACCAGTACACAACCACCAGTAAAAGAAGATTTGGATCCAACAG cTGTGTGTAGGAACTCTGTAGGCCCGGAGCTGGCTAAATACTACTCTCCTGTCAACATTGATGGTAAACTGGAGTGTGTGAATAGATGCATCCCTGGACACCCTGAACCCTTCACATGTCAACACGACGGCACCTGTGCTGTCTCAGCGGATGAAGGACCCCAGTGCTA CTGTCTCCACACAGGATCCACTTGGTACATGGGCGCCAATTGTAACCACCCCATCAACAAGATTGGCTTCTACGTGGGGATGAGTGTGACGGGCttggtgctggtggtgctggtgggggtCCTGACTGCCTACCTGCTGCTCACCaagcagagacagaggag GAACAAAGACAGCAAGCAGAAAATAGTCAACCAATGGCTGGAGGATGACTTTGAGTGGTCCTCCCCCAACAGAACAGCAGCCAATCAAG GCATGGTAAACCCTGTATACCCAGCCGGGGGGTTCAACAGACCAGGCAgtgctccacctccatcctatACCTCTCACCCAGTCCACTACCCAGACTCCTCTCGCTACCTCCAAACCACCTATGAGCAACAGTCCCCAAGTT